In Neisseriaceae bacterium CLB008, one genomic interval encodes:
- a CDS encoding GNAT family N-acetyltransferase, translating to MKIEHEAQEAEGRFYLAEQGQIVAELNYRFLSPTQIDAYRTHVDDSLRGQGVAGRLYDALMAFTQEAQLTVEPSCSYIAKKMGRRSTD from the coding sequence ATGAAAATAGAACATGAAGCCCAAGAAGCAGAAGGTCGTTTTTATTTAGCCGAACAAGGCCAGATTGTCGCCGAACTAAACTATCGTTTTTTAAGCCCGACCCAAATCGATGCTTATCGCACCCACGTGGATGACTCTTTACGTGGCCAAGGCGTTGCTGGCCGACTGTACGATGCCTTAATGGCATTCACCCAAGAGGCGCAATTGACGGTAGAGCCCAGCTGTAGCTATATCGCTAAAAAAATGGGCCGCCGCAGCACGGATTAA
- the pheS gene encoding phenylalanine--tRNA ligase subunit alpha yields MEQVEHIVAAGIAAINAAADLNELELVKAQYLGKTGELTGLLKNLGKLPPEERKTQGAYINEQKGHFQEAFNQKRDGFNEAKLAAQLSAEALDVTLPGRGNDEAGLHPVTLTISRVSELFRSMGFAVADGPEIEKDYYNFEALNIPKNHPARAMADTFYVENGDVLRTHTSPIQARYMEANRPPIKIIAPGRVYRVDSDATHSPMFHQCEGLWVDEGVTFADLKAVMTDFIRRFFERDDLQVRFRPSFFPFTEPSAEIDILGEKGWLEVGGCGVVHPNVLTNMNIDPEVFTGFAFGMGMDRFTMLRYGVNDLRLFFDNDLAFLKQFK; encoded by the coding sequence ATGGAACAAGTGGAACACATTGTCGCGGCCGGGATTGCCGCAATCAACGCTGCGGCAGATTTAAATGAGCTAGAGTTAGTCAAGGCTCAATACCTAGGTAAAACGGGTGAATTAACCGGTTTATTGAAAAACTTAGGTAAGCTGCCGCCAGAAGAGCGTAAAACGCAGGGCGCGTACATTAATGAGCAAAAAGGCCACTTTCAAGAGGCCTTTAATCAAAAGCGTGATGGGTTTAATGAGGCTAAGCTAGCTGCTCAGCTCTCTGCCGAAGCGTTAGACGTGACCTTGCCCGGTCGCGGCAACGATGAAGCTGGTCTACACCCTGTGACGTTAACCATTAGCCGCGTCAGTGAATTGTTCCGCAGCATGGGTTTTGCCGTGGCTGACGGCCCCGAAATTGAAAAAGATTATTATAATTTCGAAGCCTTAAACATTCCTAAAAACCATCCCGCTCGTGCGATGGCCGATACTTTTTACGTTGAAAATGGCGATGTATTGCGTACCCATACGTCTCCGATTCAGGCACGCTACATGGAAGCCAATCGTCCGCCGATTAAAATCATTGCGCCTGGGCGCGTGTATCGCGTGGATTCTGACGCTACCCATTCACCGATGTTCCATCAGTGTGAAGGTTTGTGGGTTGATGAGGGCGTGACGTTTGCTGATTTAAAAGCCGTGATGACCGACTTTATTCGTCGCTTTTTTGAGCGCGATGACCTACAAGTGCGCTTTCGCCCTTCGTTCTTCCCGTTTACTGAGCCTTCTGCCGAAATCGACATTTTAGGCGAAAAAGGCTGGCTTGAAGTGGGTGGCTGTGGTGTGGTGCACCCCAATGTCTTGACCAATATGAACATTGATCCAGAAGTCTTTACCGGCTTTGCGTTTGGCATGGGCATGGATCGATTTACGATGCTGCGCTACGGGGTGAACGACTTACGCTTGTTCTTCGATAATGATTTGGCTTTCTTAAAACAATTTAAATAA
- the pqiB gene encoding intermembrane transport protein PqiB, with amino-acid sequence MTQPDQQTPNTEEAVTPKVTANKFISVVWIIPLIALITGGWLIINHIQKIGPEVTLILNSAEGIQVDQTVVKILSVEVGRVTSIDLRPGNDGVEVKARLKSGMAEYLRKDTKFWIVKPRIGLEGVTGLGTLVSGAYIEFTPGKDELEESTFVVSEDPPSMVSNKPGLSLKLSGQDSRMLPVGNPILYRDITVGRIERADFNPKDETINYEVFINKPYDELIGKNTQFWVLNGFDIQATGAGIKIRSGPITSLINGAISFSSPKEIGKGGSVKNGQPFVLYSDVDKVLQQPSERALYYVAVFDQSIRGLETGADIQFQGVTIGSVSQVPFFERNDSLNMFHSGKIPVLLRIEPGNMELNADEQTQKQWVQRFEGAIEQGLTAKLESNSLITGSLFVELSQQPQNRANRTRQQYHGYTMIPTAASGLNRLEDQILRLLDKLNNLPIEKSMSELNGTLNELKLTLNSVNKVVDSDETRNLPKQLNQTMRQVETLLKGVSPDAPIYQEAQETIKQINQTLQDVKPVIRTLNEKPNALIFNNSQADPTPKGAR; translated from the coding sequence ATGACTCAACCCGATCAGCAAACCCCAAACACGGAAGAAGCTGTGACCCCTAAGGTCACGGCCAATAAATTTATTTCGGTGGTGTGGATCATCCCCCTCATCGCCTTAATCACCGGCGGCTGGTTGATCATCAACCACATTCAAAAAATTGGGCCGGAAGTTACCTTAATCCTAAACAGTGCTGAAGGCATACAGGTCGATCAGACCGTGGTGAAAATCCTCAGCGTAGAGGTCGGCCGCGTCACCAGCATTGACTTAAGGCCTGGCAACGACGGCGTTGAAGTCAAAGCGCGCCTCAAATCGGGCATGGCAGAATATCTGCGTAAAGACACTAAGTTCTGGATCGTTAAGCCACGCATCGGCTTAGAAGGCGTGACCGGCCTTGGCACCTTAGTTTCTGGCGCCTATATTGAGTTTACCCCGGGCAAAGATGAGCTCGAGGAATCCACCTTCGTCGTGTCTGAAGATCCGCCTAGCATGGTGTCAAACAAGCCTGGCCTCAGCCTGAAACTCAGCGGCCAAGACAGCCGCATGCTGCCCGTAGGCAACCCCATTCTGTATCGCGACATCACCGTAGGCCGCATTGAACGCGCCGACTTCAATCCCAAAGACGAAACCATTAACTATGAGGTTTTTATCAATAAACCTTACGATGAGCTGATCGGTAAAAATACTCAGTTTTGGGTGTTGAACGGTTTTGACATTCAAGCCACTGGCGCGGGCATTAAAATTCGCTCTGGCCCCATTACCTCCCTCATCAATGGCGCCATCAGCTTTTCTTCACCCAAAGAAATCGGTAAAGGCGGCAGCGTCAAAAATGGCCAGCCCTTTGTGCTCTATTCTGATGTCGACAAGGTATTACAGCAGCCTTCCGAACGAGCTCTATACTATGTGGCCGTATTTGATCAATCCATTCGTGGCCTTGAGACGGGTGCCGACATTCAGTTCCAGGGCGTAACCATTGGGTCGGTTAGCCAAGTGCCGTTCTTTGAACGTAACGACAGCTTAAACATGTTCCACAGCGGCAAAATCCCGGTACTCTTACGCATCGAACCAGGCAATATGGAGCTGAACGCCGACGAACAAACCCAAAAGCAATGGGTACAACGCTTTGAAGGCGCCATTGAGCAAGGGCTAACGGCCAAGCTCGAAAGCAACAGCCTAATTACGGGCTCGTTGTTTGTCGAACTGAGCCAGCAACCGCAAAACCGTGCCAACCGCACGCGTCAGCAATATCATGGCTACACCATGATTCCGACTGCGGCATCAGGCCTAAACCGCCTTGAAGATCAAATTTTACGCCTCTTGGACAAGCTCAATAACCTACCCATTGAGAAAAGCATGAGCGAACTTAACGGCACCCTAAACGAGCTAAAACTCACCTTAAATAGCGTCAATAAAGTCGTCGACAGCGATGAGACGCGCAACCTACCCAAGCAGCTAAACCAAACCATGCGCCAGGTAGAAACCTTGTTAAAAGGCGTGTCACCAGACGCACCGATCTATCAAGAAGCACAGGAAACCATTAAGCAAATTAATCAGACATTGCAAGACGTCAAGCCGGTGATTCGCACCCTGAACGAAAAGCCTAATGCCTTAATTTTCAATAACTCCCAGGCTGACCCTACCCCGAAAGGAGCCCGATAA
- the rpmI gene encoding 50S ribosomal protein L35 — translation MPKMKTKSSAKKRFKVLGNGGVKRAHAFKRHILTKRTTKNKRQLRGTTMVNARDMASISKMLPYA, via the coding sequence ATGCCTAAAATGAAAACCAAGTCGAGCGCGAAAAAACGCTTTAAAGTACTAGGTAATGGTGGTGTTAAACGTGCGCACGCTTTCAAGCGTCACATCTTGACCAAACGCACCACAAAAAATAAACGTCAATTACGCGGTACCACTATGGTGAACGCCCGTGATATGGCTTCTATTTCTAAAATGTTACCGTACGCTTAA
- a CDS encoding membrane integrity-associated transporter subunit PqiC, whose product MMRYLPLLLTSLGLLSACASNAPTYYQLPVQVSAAPNQAQVNYSVKVRMADFLNSSSMVYEVSDVEVVLSKQNLWAENPEQSVARNLAYKLNQAQSKAGFYTRGSRPNDILVQLDQFQGSHHGQVKLSGQFTIQSAGLKPITQPFSISIAQEGDGYRAMVQALDQGLAQLAQSIASQLPSKPNVKGFLL is encoded by the coding sequence ATGATGCGTTATCTCCCCCTATTATTAACGTCATTAGGCTTACTCAGCGCCTGCGCCAGCAATGCGCCCACCTATTATCAGCTGCCGGTACAGGTTTCTGCCGCCCCGAACCAGGCCCAGGTTAACTACAGCGTGAAGGTACGCATGGCTGACTTTTTAAACAGCAGCAGCATGGTGTATGAGGTCAGCGACGTCGAGGTGGTTCTATCGAAACAAAACCTTTGGGCCGAAAACCCAGAGCAGTCGGTTGCCCGCAACCTCGCCTACAAGCTCAACCAGGCCCAAAGCAAGGCCGGCTTCTATACCCGTGGTAGCCGCCCGAACGACATTTTGGTACAGTTAGATCAGTTTCAAGGCAGCCATCATGGCCAAGTAAAGCTCAGCGGCCAGTTCACCATTCAAAGCGCCGGCCTGAAACCCATCACCCAGCCGTTTAGCATCAGCATCGCTCAAGAAGGCGATGGCTATCGTGCTATGGTACAAGCGCTAGACCAAGGCTTAGCGCAGCTAGCGCAAAGCATTGCCAGCCAACTACCCAGTAAGCCCAATGTGAAAGGATTTTTACTATGA
- the thrS gene encoding threonine--tRNA ligase, protein MLNVTLPDGSVRQFDAPVSVYDVAASIGTGLARAAIAGKVDGKLVDTSYVMTEDAQLAIITAKDDEGLGILRHSTAHLLAFAVKELFPTAQVTIGPEIEDGFYYDFSYERPFTPEDLAAIEKKMAELAKADLPVERFELSRDEAIKFFEDQGEKYKAEIIRDIPQGEVLSLYQEGSFTDLCRGPHVPSTGKLKVFKLMKVAGAYWRGNSNNEMLQRIYGTAWANKDDLKAYLFRLEEAEKRDHRKLGRQLDLFHLQDEAPGMVFWHPKGWSLWQTIEQHMRHELDNAGYKEVRTPMIMDRNLWEKSGHWDNYQENMFTTESEKRDYAVKPMNCPGHVQIFNQGLRSYRDLPLRMSEFGSCHRNEPSGALHGLMRVRGFVQDDAHIFCTEEQIGSEAREFNRLIMKVYRQFGFNDVAIKLSLRPEKRAGSDETWDLAEQGLREALRDCGMEWTELPGEGAFYGPKIEYHVKDALGRSWQCGTLQLDLVLPERLDAEYVSEDNTRKRPVMLHRAVLGSLERFIGMLIENHAGAFPLWLAPVQMVIMNITDAQADYCKDLAAELKAAGFRVELDLRNEKIGYKIREHSLQKLPYQIVIGDKEQQEGKVAVRRRGGEDLGQLTVSEFLLLLKQEIAASLAVD, encoded by the coding sequence ATGCTTAATGTTACCTTACCGGACGGTTCCGTTCGCCAATTTGATGCCCCTGTGAGCGTGTATGATGTGGCGGCTTCGATCGGCACGGGATTGGCTCGTGCAGCGATCGCGGGCAAGGTTGATGGCAAGCTAGTAGACACTTCATACGTGATGACAGAAGACGCACAGCTGGCCATCATCACCGCAAAAGACGACGAAGGCCTTGGTATTTTACGTCACTCGACAGCTCACCTATTGGCATTTGCCGTGAAAGAGCTGTTTCCGACCGCTCAGGTGACCATTGGCCCTGAGATCGAAGACGGTTTTTATTACGACTTTAGCTATGAGCGTCCGTTTACGCCCGAAGACTTGGCGGCGATTGAAAAGAAAATGGCTGAGCTGGCTAAGGCTGACTTGCCGGTTGAGCGCTTTGAGTTGTCTCGCGATGAGGCCATCAAGTTCTTTGAAGATCAAGGCGAAAAATACAAGGCTGAAATCATCCGCGACATTCCGCAGGGCGAAGTATTGTCTTTGTATCAAGAAGGCAGCTTTACCGACCTGTGCCGTGGCCCGCACGTACCGTCAACTGGCAAGTTAAAAGTATTTAAATTGATGAAGGTTGCAGGCGCTTACTGGCGTGGCAACAGCAACAACGAAATGTTGCAGCGTATTTATGGCACTGCTTGGGCCAATAAAGATGATTTAAAAGCCTATTTATTCCGTTTGGAAGAGGCTGAAAAGCGCGATCACCGTAAGCTAGGCCGTCAGCTAGACTTGTTTCATCTGCAAGACGAAGCGCCAGGTATGGTGTTCTGGCACCCTAAAGGCTGGTCGCTGTGGCAAACCATTGAACAGCACATGCGCCATGAGCTAGACAATGCCGGCTACAAAGAAGTGCGTACGCCGATGATCATGGACCGTAATTTGTGGGAAAAATCAGGCCACTGGGACAACTATCAAGAAAATATGTTTACCACTGAGTCGGAAAAGCGCGACTATGCCGTGAAACCGATGAACTGTCCTGGCCACGTTCAGATTTTCAACCAAGGCCTACGCTCATATCGTGACCTGCCTTTGCGTATGTCTGAATTCGGCTCTTGCCATCGTAATGAGCCTTCTGGCGCTTTGCACGGTTTGATGCGCGTGCGTGGTTTTGTGCAAGATGATGCCCATATCTTCTGTACAGAAGAGCAAATTGGTTCTGAAGCGCGTGAATTTAACCGCCTGATCATGAAGGTGTATCGCCAGTTTGGGTTTAACGATGTGGCCATTAAGCTGTCGCTACGTCCAGAAAAGCGTGCTGGTTCAGATGAAACATGGGATTTGGCTGAACAAGGTTTGCGTGAAGCCTTGCGCGACTGTGGCATGGAGTGGACTGAGCTTCCGGGTGAAGGAGCATTTTATGGTCCGAAAATCGAATACCATGTGAAGGATGCGCTGGGTCGTTCATGGCAGTGTGGTACACTACAGTTGGATTTGGTGTTGCCAGAGCGCTTGGATGCGGAATACGTGTCTGAAGACAATACCCGTAAACGCCCGGTGATGTTGCACCGCGCGGTCTTGGGTTCGCTAGAGCGCTTTATTGGCATGCTGATTGAAAACCATGCGGGTGCATTCCCCTTGTGGTTGGCGCCGGTGCAAATGGTGATCATGAACATCACGGATGCACAGGCTGATTATTGCAAAGACTTAGCGGCAGAATTAAAGGCGGCTGGGTTTAGGGTGGAGTTGGATTTACGTAATGAAAAAATCGGTTACAAAATCCGCGAACACAGCTTGCAAAAACTACCTTATCAAATTGTGATTGGTGATAAGGAACAACAGGAAGGCAAAGTGGCCGTTCGTCGTCGTGGTGGCGAAGATTTGGGTCAATTGACCGTGAGCGAGTTCTTGTTACTATTAAAACAAGAAATTGCTGCTTCACTTGCCGTAGACTAA
- the pheT gene encoding phenylalanine--tRNA ligase subunit beta — MQFSYDWLKTWVNPNLAADKFAHVLTMAGLEVEEAERPAPDFSGVVVAEVKSVVPHPNADRLRITQVDIGSGELVQIVCGAPNVVEGAKVPCATSGALLPGDFKIKPTKMRGEVSNGMLCSGKELGLPDDVDGLLILPSDAPVGTDIREYLQLNDDVFTLKITPNRADCLSIRGIAREVAALTHLPVNEVAIKEVAVGHDQAVHATIAAPEHCGRFLTRQINLVNAQAATPDWMKQRLLRSGVRSISALVDITNYVMLELGQPMHAFDADTLQGDLVVRMANEGEVLECLNEKTVTLSANTLVVADEEQALSIAGLMGGEASSVTDATQNIVLESAFFAPDSIAGKSRQYGFGSDSSFRFERGVDFELQALAMARASELVIDICGGDAGPVIEALGQLPQQEAVNVRTARVNKILGTDISAEQIHTILTDLGLQPQANAEGFATFAPSFRFDITREVDLIEEVARVYGYENIPSDQLQGRLAMLPLSETMKPRQQVYRQMAGKGYQEVINYAFVDEAWEQDFAHNLDPIRLKNPIASHMNVMRSTLLGGLVDALVSNLNRKQNRVRVFEVARVFAKTAAGEYDQTEKLAALAYGTVLPEQWGAASTKVDFYTVKADVENLLAGKDVRFEAATHPALHPGRCADILLDGQKIGFMGELHPSWVHKYDLPQAPIVFELNFAATLAQAKVTYAPTSKYQAGRRDLAFVLPQDQSAQSLLDALKQVKHELIQDVRIFDLYQGDSLAEGMKSLAVSVHLQDMHKTLVDEEVDQLITKLIDSAKLAGAHLRN; from the coding sequence ATGCAATTTTCTTACGATTGGTTAAAAACTTGGGTTAACCCCAACTTAGCAGCCGATAAGTTTGCCCATGTCCTCACCATGGCAGGGCTTGAAGTGGAAGAGGCCGAGCGCCCAGCGCCAGACTTCAGCGGCGTGGTTGTGGCTGAAGTGAAGTCTGTCGTGCCACATCCTAACGCTGATCGCCTACGCATCACCCAAGTCGACATTGGTAGCGGTGAGCTGGTCCAAATCGTGTGTGGTGCCCCCAATGTGGTGGAAGGGGCGAAAGTGCCGTGTGCGACCTCTGGTGCCTTATTGCCCGGCGATTTTAAAATCAAGCCGACTAAAATGCGTGGTGAAGTGTCTAACGGTATGCTGTGCTCGGGTAAAGAGCTTGGCCTACCTGACGATGTTGATGGCCTGTTGATTCTGCCTAGCGATGCCCCTGTAGGCACCGACATTCGTGAGTATTTACAGCTAAACGACGATGTGTTTACCTTGAAAATCACCCCTAATCGCGCCGATTGCTTGAGCATTCGCGGTATTGCGCGTGAGGTTGCGGCCTTAACCCATCTGCCGGTTAACGAAGTGGCGATTAAAGAAGTGGCCGTGGGCCATGATCAAGCTGTGCATGCCACTATTGCGGCACCAGAACACTGTGGTCGCTTTTTAACCCGTCAAATTAACTTGGTGAATGCACAGGCAGCGACGCCTGATTGGATGAAGCAGCGTTTATTGCGCTCTGGCGTACGCAGCATCAGCGCCTTGGTTGACATCACCAACTACGTGATGCTGGAGCTAGGCCAACCAATGCACGCATTTGATGCCGACACCCTACAGGGTGATTTGGTGGTGCGTATGGCCAATGAAGGCGAAGTGCTTGAGTGCCTGAATGAAAAAACCGTGACCCTTAGCGCCAATACCTTGGTGGTGGCGGATGAAGAGCAAGCATTGAGCATTGCCGGCCTAATGGGCGGGGAAGCCAGCTCAGTAACCGACGCAACCCAAAACATCGTGTTGGAATCGGCATTTTTTGCCCCCGACAGTATTGCGGGTAAATCACGTCAATATGGTTTTGGGTCTGATTCTTCTTTTCGCTTTGAACGCGGCGTGGATTTTGAACTACAGGCTTTGGCTATGGCCCGTGCCAGCGAATTGGTGATCGACATCTGTGGCGGCGATGCCGGCCCTGTGATTGAAGCTTTAGGTCAATTACCGCAGCAAGAAGCCGTTAATGTGCGCACAGCGCGCGTGAATAAGATTTTGGGCACCGACATCAGCGCCGAACAAATCCACACCATCTTGACCGATTTAGGCTTACAGCCACAGGCTAATGCTGAAGGCTTTGCTACCTTTGCCCCGAGCTTTCGTTTTGACATCACGCGTGAAGTCGATTTAATCGAAGAGGTCGCACGCGTTTACGGCTATGAGAATATTCCGAGCGACCAGCTACAGGGTCGATTGGCTATGTTGCCTTTGTCCGAAACCATGAAGCCGCGCCAGCAAGTGTACCGCCAAATGGCCGGTAAAGGCTATCAAGAAGTCATTAACTACGCCTTTGTGGATGAAGCGTGGGAGCAAGATTTTGCGCATAACCTAGACCCGATTCGGCTGAAAAACCCGATCGCCAGCCACATGAACGTGATGCGCTCTACGTTGTTGGGCGGCTTGGTGGATGCTCTGGTCAGCAATCTTAACCGCAAACAAAACCGCGTGCGGGTGTTTGAAGTGGCGCGTGTGTTTGCCAAAACGGCAGCGGGTGAATACGATCAAACCGAAAAATTAGCCGCCTTGGCCTATGGTACGGTTTTGCCGGAGCAATGGGGCGCCGCCAGCACTAAGGTTGATTTTTACACGGTTAAGGCCGACGTTGAGAATCTATTGGCCGGTAAGGACGTACGGTTTGAGGCCGCCACGCATCCTGCGCTACATCCAGGTCGCTGCGCTGATATTTTATTGGATGGCCAAAAAATTGGCTTCATGGGTGAGCTGCATCCTTCATGGGTGCATAAATATGATTTGCCACAGGCGCCCATCGTGTTTGAACTGAATTTTGCCGCGACCTTGGCCCAAGCTAAGGTAACCTATGCGCCTACGTCTAAATATCAAGCAGGTCGCCGTGACTTAGCCTTTGTCTTGCCGCAAGACCAAAGTGCCCAAAGCCTGCTGGATGCTTTGAAACAGGTGAAACATGAGCTGATTCAAGACGTTCGTATTTTTGACCTTTACCAAGGCGATAGCCTGGCAGAAGGCATGAAAAGCTTGGCCGTGTCGGTGCACTTGCAAGACATGCATAAAACGCTGGTGGACGAAGAAGTGGACCAATTGATCACGAAATTGATTGATTCTGCAAAATTAGCCGGCGCTCACTTGCGTAACTAA
- a CDS encoding PqiA/YebS family transporter subunit translates to MNRLLTHWRLSYQHPRMAQARLPAHAVACPDCGLKVDLPDMYQGESCACPRCGYALVRIEYNPYSGPISYALASLVLLWLSAWFMFMGANLGGSNVEINLLGIMKVLHQQDYGYLANATLVLIFLTPLVFSLLSIYVFGALRFCKPLPYMAQAIKIMMRLKPWIMVDVFIVSVLVASVKMQSLAILSFGPGFWLVAALSICLIRTSFFVRAHWAQAQVLMLQQRPLPNHHAGDISCTDCYFSSPAEHSHCQVCHSKLSHRKPQSLQKSSAFLIGAAILYLPANILPIMITKSVFFYQASNILDGVITLWHSGDQPIAIIIFVASILLPLTKMIGLMVLLLSAHFKPIASAKRLTTIYRLIELVGRWSMIDVFVIIILMALMQVPLATVLPGPAVVYFCAVVFLSMVAAMIFDIRLIWDKQAAQEPGTSL, encoded by the coding sequence ACATGCCGTGGCCTGTCCTGACTGTGGGCTCAAGGTCGACCTACCCGATATGTATCAAGGTGAAAGCTGTGCCTGCCCTCGCTGTGGCTACGCTTTGGTGCGCATTGAATACAACCCGTACTCCGGCCCGATTTCCTATGCCTTGGCCAGTTTGGTGTTGCTGTGGCTGTCAGCGTGGTTTATGTTCATGGGCGCCAATCTTGGCGGCAGCAACGTCGAAATCAACTTATTGGGCATCATGAAAGTGCTGCACCAACAGGATTATGGCTATCTAGCCAATGCCACCTTGGTGTTGATTTTCCTCACGCCACTGGTTTTTTCTCTCTTAAGCATCTACGTGTTTGGTGCGCTACGCTTTTGTAAACCGCTGCCCTATATGGCTCAGGCCATCAAAATCATGATGCGCTTAAAGCCATGGATCATGGTCGACGTATTCATCGTTTCGGTATTGGTGGCGTCGGTGAAAATGCAGTCTTTGGCCATCCTGTCCTTCGGCCCAGGCTTTTGGCTGGTGGCCGCCCTATCAATCTGCCTGATTCGCACCTCGTTTTTTGTACGCGCCCACTGGGCCCAAGCCCAAGTTTTGATGCTGCAACAGCGCCCGCTACCGAATCACCACGCAGGCGACATCAGCTGCACCGACTGCTATTTTTCCAGCCCTGCCGAGCATAGCCATTGTCAGGTTTGCCACAGCAAGCTGTCGCACCGTAAACCACAGAGCCTCCAAAAATCCAGCGCGTTTTTAATTGGCGCCGCAATTTTGTATTTACCGGCCAATATTTTGCCCATCATGATTACCAAAAGCGTATTTTTTTACCAGGCGTCAAATATTTTAGACGGCGTGATCACGCTTTGGCACAGTGGTGACCAACCCATCGCCATCATTATTTTCGTGGCCAGTATCTTATTGCCCCTGACCAAAATGATCGGCTTAATGGTATTATTATTGAGCGCTCATTTTAAACCAATTGCATCAGCCAAACGCCTCACTACGATTTACCGCCTCATTGAGCTGGTGGGCCGCTGGTCCATGATCGACGTATTCGTGATCATTATTTTAATGGCCTTAATGCAAGTGCCTTTAGCCACCGTCTTACCCGGCCCAGCCGTGGTGTATTTTTGCGCCGTGGTCTTTTTAAGCATGGTGGCCGCCATGATTTTTGACATTCGTTTAATTTGGGATAAGCAAGCTGCCCAAGAACCAGGTACCTCTTTATGA
- the infC gene encoding translation initiation factor IF-3 gives MAQEREARINGEIRANEVRLINHDGEQMGIVDLKVALALAEEHDLDLVEISPNAKPPVCKVMDLGKFKYEEAKRRDEARKKQKQIQVKEIKFRPGTDSGDYAIKMRNIVRFLTDGDKVKVTLRFRGREMAHQDLGMALLKRVQADLEEIGTVEQFPKLEGRQMVMVIAPKKK, from the coding sequence ATCGCCCAAGAACGCGAAGCACGAATCAATGGCGAAATTCGCGCCAACGAAGTGCGTTTAATTAATCACGACGGTGAACAAATGGGCATCGTTGATTTAAAAGTAGCCTTGGCCTTGGCCGAAGAGCATGATTTGGATTTGGTAGAAATTTCGCCGAATGCAAAACCGCCCGTGTGCAAGGTAATGGACCTTGGTAAGTTTAAGTACGAAGAAGCCAAACGACGTGACGAAGCACGTAAAAAGCAAAAACAGATCCAGGTTAAGGAAATCAAATTCCGCCCAGGTACGGATTCTGGCGACTACGCGATTAAAATGCGTAACATCGTGCGCTTTTTGACGGACGGCGACAAGGTGAAAGTGACTTTGCGTTTCCGTGGCCGTGAGATGGCCCACCAAGATTTGGGTATGGCCTTGTTGAAACGCGTACAGGCTGACCTAGAAGAAATCGGTACAGTTGAGCAGTTTCCAAAATTAGAGGGTCGCCAAATGGTTATGGTGATTGCCCCTAAGAAAAAATAA
- a CDS encoding integration host factor subunit alpha: protein MTLTKAELAEILFDKVGINKNDAKELVEMFFEQIRSTLENGEEVKISGFGNFQLRDKPQRPGRNPKTGEEVAISARRVVTFHASQKLKGMVENYYAKQK from the coding sequence ATGACACTAACAAAAGCCGAGTTGGCTGAGATTTTATTTGACAAAGTAGGTATTAACAAGAATGATGCTAAAGAGCTGGTTGAGATGTTCTTTGAGCAAATTCGCAGTACGTTAGAAAACGGTGAAGAAGTTAAAATCTCTGGATTTGGTAACTTCCAACTGCGCGATAAGCCGCAACGTCCTGGCCGTAACCCTAAAACTGGCGAAGAAGTGGCCATTAGCGCCCGTCGCGTGGTGACATTCCACGCAAGCCAAAAATTAAAAGGTATGGTTGAAAACTACTATGCAAAACAAAAATAA
- the rplT gene encoding 50S ribosomal protein L20 translates to MPRVKRGVTARARHKKVIALAKGYRGRRKNVYRIAKQAVMKAGQYAYRDRRQRKRQFRQLWIIRINAAARECGLSYSKFMNGLKKASIEIDRKVLADMAVFDKAAFAQIAEKAKASLV, encoded by the coding sequence ATGCCACGCGTAAAACGCGGTGTTACCGCACGTGCTCGTCACAAAAAAGTTATAGCGTTAGCCAAAGGCTACCGCGGTCGTCGCAAGAACGTCTATCGTATTGCTAAACAAGCAGTAATGAAAGCTGGTCAGTACGCTTACCGCGACCGTCGTCAACGTAAACGTCAATTCCGTCAATTGTGGATCATCCGTATTAATGCGGCTGCCCGTGAATGCGGTTTGTCTTACAGCAAATTCATGAACGGCTTGAAAAAAGCATCAATTGAAATCGATCGTAAAGTTTTGGCCGACATGGCTGTATTTGACAAAGCTGCCTTTGCTCAAATCGCTGAAAAAGCCAAAGCCAGTCTTGTATAA